The Opitutales bacterium ASA1 genome window below encodes:
- a CDS encoding ABC transporter permease — MDAMAERAEGARWNTLDLVTALWVAWALAGLFWTPHDPNAQTALDRLREGPSWAHPLGVDALGRDLASRVWRGSGNTVWFGAAAAAGTLVLASALLVMEQRGPRFARGFVSPIVSAGLAMPVLFVGLLLLVFLRPAPWTLVVACALGGVPFGFRQLRVVWLEQAGALYATASRALGAGPWHVVCFTIWPNARGQVVSVAKLLFAVSVLELSGLTFLGLAGDPDFPELGAILRQNQSELFREPMLVLWPGVFLSGLLLLVHLSNVRSR, encoded by the coding sequence ATGGACGCGATGGCTGAACGGGCGGAAGGGGCGCGATGGAACACGCTCGATCTGGTGACGGCGCTGTGGGTGGCGTGGGCGTTGGCGGGTTTGTTTTGGACTCCGCACGATCCGAATGCGCAGACGGCGTTGGACCGGTTGCGGGAAGGTCCTTCGTGGGCACATCCGCTCGGTGTGGACGCGTTGGGACGGGACTTGGCGAGTCGCGTGTGGCGCGGGTCGGGAAACACGGTGTGGTTCGGCGCGGCGGCGGCGGCCGGGACGCTGGTCTTGGCTTCGGCGCTGCTGGTGATGGAGCAGCGTGGGCCGCGTTTCGCCCGAGGGTTCGTGTCGCCGATCGTATCGGCGGGACTGGCGATGCCGGTGTTGTTCGTGGGGTTGTTGCTGCTCGTGTTCCTACGGCCTGCGCCGTGGACCTTGGTGGTGGCGTGTGCGCTGGGTGGTGTTCCGTTCGGATTTCGGCAACTGCGCGTGGTGTGGTTGGAGCAAGCCGGAGCGCTCTACGCGACGGCGAGCCGCGCCTTGGGCGCAGGGCCTTGGCACGTGGTGTGTTTCACCATCTGGCCGAATGCGCGCGGGCAGGTGGTCTCGGTGGCAAAGCTGTTGTTCGCCGTGAGCGTCTTGGAGTTGAGTGGGCTGACCTTTCTCGGTCTCGCCGGTGATCCGGATTTTCCGGAATTGGGGGCGATCTTGCGGCAAAATCAGTCGGAACTCTTCCGCGAGCCGATGCTCGTGTTGTGGCCCGGCGTGTTCCTTTCCGGGCTCTTGTTGCTCGTGCATCTCTCGAACGTCCGAAGCCGGTGA
- a CDS encoding ABC transporter permease — MRTGANVQGGGAAGVAAPRARGVAGHAFDLTILFARKAALGLAIFFVAASVLFFAIRAVPGDPVALRLKNPDPVRVAEMRARLGLDDAVAVQWWRYVESFVVGDWGRSFTSGRAVLSDMAEFLPATLELGLAGLCIGVFVGVAGAVAAEVFRVGWLRRFSFVLGTVGLTVPIFWIGMLLLILGSWWLGWFPSSGRFDPTLSAPTARTGFLLVDALLAGDVRAWWSAVNHLVLPAVCLSVYPAAQVCAVLQARLQDRRLQTLLVSLRARGLGPVRIWWRHVPAVVSAPLITVIGSNFGALLGGAVLTETVFSWPGVGRYLVGAVLDRDLFVVQNVLLAIVLLVVAVVFAADLAASLMNPAAMRGAERHGRDG, encoded by the coding sequence GTGCGGACGGGCGCCAACGTCCAAGGCGGCGGAGCGGCCGGGGTGGCGGCTCCGCGGGCACGCGGGGTCGCGGGACACGCGTTCGATCTGACGATCTTGTTCGCGCGCAAAGCGGCGCTCGGGCTCGCGATCTTCTTCGTGGCCGCGAGCGTATTGTTTTTTGCGATACGCGCGGTGCCGGGGGATCCGGTGGCGTTGCGCTTGAAGAATCCCGATCCGGTGCGCGTGGCGGAGATGCGGGCGCGTCTGGGGTTGGACGACGCCGTGGCGGTGCAGTGGTGGCGCTACGTGGAGTCGTTCGTCGTGGGCGACTGGGGGCGCAGTTTCACTTCGGGTCGAGCGGTGCTGTCCGACATGGCGGAATTCTTGCCGGCGACTTTGGAGCTGGGCCTCGCCGGGCTGTGCATCGGCGTGTTCGTGGGTGTGGCGGGCGCGGTGGCGGCGGAGGTCTTCCGCGTCGGGTGGCTGAGGCGTTTCTCGTTCGTTCTCGGCACGGTCGGGCTGACCGTACCCATTTTTTGGATCGGTATGCTCCTGTTGATCTTGGGGAGCTGGTGGTTGGGTTGGTTTCCGAGCAGTGGTCGTTTCGATCCGACGTTGAGCGCACCGACGGCGCGGACCGGTTTTCTGCTCGTCGACGCGTTGCTCGCCGGTGACGTGCGGGCGTGGTGGAGCGCCGTGAACCACTTGGTGCTGCCGGCGGTGTGTCTGTCGGTGTATCCCGCGGCGCAGGTGTGTGCGGTCTTGCAGGCGCGGTTGCAGGACCGGCGGCTGCAGACGCTTCTGGTCTCGTTGCGTGCGCGAGGCTTGGGCCCGGTGCGGATCTGGTGGCGGCACGTGCCGGCTGTGGTCAGCGCGCCGTTGATCACGGTGATCGGGTCGAATTTCGGGGCGCTGCTGGGCGGGGCGGTGTTGACGGAGACGGTCTTTTCGTGGCCGGGCGTGGGCCGCTACCTCGTGGGTGCGGTGTTGGATCGGGATCTGTTCGTCGTGCAGAACGTGCTGCTGGCGATCGTGCTCTTGGTCGTGGCGGTGGTGTTTGCGGCGGATCTGGCTGCGTCGCTGATGAATCCCGCGGCGATGCGGGGCGCGGAGAGGCATGGACGCGATGGCTGA
- the rpsT gene encoding 30S ribosomal protein S20 — MANTKSAIKNARKNTRRKLRNQRVKTRLKTLSRRLAKASSSGDASAAKTAAQEYVSALDKAASKGIIHRNSASRHKAVCSKFVVAV, encoded by the coding sequence ATGGCCAACACCAAGTCAGCCATCAAGAACGCTCGCAAAAACACCCGCCGGAAGCTCCGCAACCAGCGTGTGAAGACGCGTCTCAAGACCCTTTCTCGTCGTCTCGCCAAGGCCAGTTCCTCCGGGGACGCTTCGGCCGCGAAGACGGCCGCGCAGGAGTACGTGTCCGCTTTGGACAAGGCTGCTTCGAAGGGGATCATCCACCGCAACTCGGCCAGCCGTCACAAAGCGGTCTGTTCGAAGTTCGTCGTGGCCGTCTGA